Genomic DNA from Calonectris borealis chromosome 4, bCalBor7.hap1.2, whole genome shotgun sequence:
tggaagaaatacagagctgaGACAAGCCACCACAGAAACCCCACTCTGGCAGGATGGAAACCCAACTTCACGCCGTCCCCTCACCGACCTTCCGGTTGTGACAGAACTCGTAGCCCTCTTGCTTGCACTCATGGGAGCGGATGAGGAACTGCAAGTTGTACTTCTCAAGGATCTTCCCTGTCACGTCAGGCCCAAAATAGCAGCCACCACCTCGCACCGTATTTACTCTGCAGCCCTCCTGAGGCATGGGGTCACTCCAGAGAATGTCTAAAACCTGAAAGGATTGGAAAAGTTCACTGAATAAAGTGTACCCAGCAGATAGCACCCATGAAAGTTTACTAAGCAAATACAGCTCTATCTCTGAATCCCTCCCTGGACCGCTGCTACTACCATAGTGCAGGGAAACAGAGATGTTTTCTGCATCCCAGCTGAACCACCACACTGCTCCGCAGGACTGTCACACACCTGGTCCACCACAGAGGTGACAATATTGTCAGCCTGGAGCTACAGGCACACCCAGAGTGCTTGGGGGGAGAGGGGCGTCCATAAATCAGGCCTGATGCAAGCTTTCCCTTTGCTGCCTCTAAGATTTCAAAGAGCCTTGCCTGTCCTTCTCCATGCCAAAACACAGGTCCCAGGACAAGAACACCCAGCAGATCCCGAGGCCACGAGCAGGCTTAGTATTAAACTCCTTTGCTCTCTAGCCAGAACATTCCGCAGCCTCCAGAAATGTAAGTGCGTGCTGACTCAGTAACCACCATTTGGATTAAAGTTTAATCTTTTTAACCCTGACCTCAATATATAGCTTTACGCTGATAAGGTGTGCAATGCCGGGTTGTCATTTGTAACGTGAAGTAAGTAACGATGGTTTCAGAGCGCACAGAAGAGACTTACAGACAGACTGGTCTAACACAAACAGGAAACCAAGCTCCCAGGCTCTGACCTGCCTAGCAACCTACTCACGGCACAGCCCAGCTAAAACCACAAATTCAGTCTGCTCTTAGTACTCAAGATCAGGATTCGCCCATCAGCAAATGACGTGTTCGTTCATTACCTACAGAGCTGTCTTCAGATACCCTGCGTACACAGTAAGCGATATAACACTTGTCAGTCCATTGTCTATTATTTCTCTCCCCCGCAGTGAATCAAGAAAACCTATTGCCCCATTCTATGCCTGAGCAGCAGTTTTATGTATACAACAATGGATGAGTGCTGTGCTAGGGGCAAACACTGGGACAGAGCCTTGAGCACAGAAAGCCGAAAGCCCGGTGAAAAGGCTGACTCGCAAGGGTAGGAGAAAGGTGCCAGCAGAACGGCAGCTAGCACCAGTCTTGAACGCAGCCTACGTTGTCCTACGTGACTCTCATGCACAGCTCTTCGATTTCTAGGTAACCATGCCACAGGACGGGCTGGATGTAGCGCAGGTATCTAACAAAACATCCCCAAGCAGCAGAGATCACAGGCCCACAGTACAGCCCTTCCTGACCACTTACCGCTGAATGATCAATGCCAGGCTGTCTCGGGGTACAGAGCAGCAGCGGCAAAATAGCATAAACCCCATTAGCCTACCCGCTGGCACTTAAACACCGAGTTGCTCCTTAACTCCACTATATGAAGCAGCAAAAATATCTCTGCAGAGAGGTCTCTGCACCGACTCACATATTTTCTACCGAGATTCCTCATAACAGAGAACAAACCTGCAGGAGGCATCCACAACCCACGGAGCTCAGGGCCCTGCTTAGGCTACTCACCTGCTTCCACTGCTCCTGGCGAGTCCAGCATGGCCCATCCAAATCCGTCAAGGAGACCACACTGGAATAGGtgagctcctcctcctccgacTCGCTGATGTCCACCAGCCGGCGGCACCACTCGATTTGCTCCTGCACCGTCTGCCGGACCCACTTGGAGAACTCCAGCCTGTTGGCTGTGCTGGGAGCCTGGGCTGGCCGGGGCTGCGGAGGTAAACTGGGGGCGGCCTCATTCTCTGCTGGGTCAGCCTCTACTTTGCTCTCCCCgtttatttcctgtatttccacATTTCTGTTCgactccttccttttcttccctcttaatacagaaataaactgaaagagGTAAGAGAGACAAGAGAGGTAGTCACACTGCTTGGAAACCTACATCTCCAGCTCTAACATCTTCCATTAGGAGACTGTCAAGTGACCCAAACCTCCGAGCCTCAATTCCCTTTGCTGCCATCAAACGCTGATTAATTGTGGGAGATACTAATGCCGTCCTCTCGGATGTGCCATTCTTGGTTTACAGCTGGGGCCCCTCATCCATCCTGACTACAGATCTATCTATCCTTCGTTGACTCTAGGCTGCTCAGACGTTTCACAAAAGGTAGAGTACATGGATTTAATCTGCAATGGGAACTAGGCGGCAGAATGAGGGAAGGACTAATAACTAATGCACGTGCTTGCCATTACATTTGCAGAAGGGAGTTAGTATTTCTCAACTAGAAAGTGAGGCAGAGACAAGTTAAACAACTTATCAGAACCTTTGTGGAAATCTAGGGGGAAAAACAGGCTAAGAAACTGTGGGAGAAAGTCTCATCATCACTGTGTTTTTACAGTCGGCACCAACACACCTATTGACCCATGCGttatccaccacttccctggctACGATCCTTGCATCTTCCAGTAGCCAAGAATGCTTCTTCCCTTCACACCTCCTGCACGCACACTATTAAACCAAAGCGATCCAGTCCGAGCCTGTACCTAAGCACAGTTTGTCTAGGAAGACCATCCTTTAGATTTGTCTCGTCAACAGCCAAGCTGACACGTAGAAGTAAGCTGCTCACCACAAATCAGCAACACTGTTGTCTCTTGCAATATCTAGGAAGTAAAACCTACTTTGTTCCTCTGAATTTTCTCAAGCATGTCCAGGTCAGTGGTGTCAGAGATGCCCCCGTGTATAATGAGGACTTTCTGATCAATCAGGGTGGCCAGGGGCAGCCAGCAGAAGACATTCTGAATCATCTTCAAGATTTTCTTCCCATGCACCTAGGAGGACAggtcagaaaggaaaagatgaagcatTAAGCCTTCAAAGTCCACGTCTCGGGTGGTGAAGGAGACACAAACGTATGCCTACCTTGTATTTCTGCATTACTTCCTTGGTGAAACCGTAGCTAAAGGAACAGGAGAAAGGAAGCTCAGCGGGATTTCGCAGCGACACCCTTGACATCGCGATCAGCCCCGCAAATAACCCATACCGTAAGTTGACCATGTGGTCCTCGTGGTTCCCGCGGTTGAGATGAACCTCTTTTGGATAGATCAAGAGGAAGGTAAAGAGGACGATGAGTATCTCAAGGGACTGTTTGCCTCTGTCTACGAAGTCCCCGTTGAACACGTAGGActtggaaggagaaggaaggccATTCTGTCAAAGCAAGGAACGGGCAGATGTTAACAAGGGAGGCCTCCCCATGATCTCCGTATACCTCCCCACCCAGCTGCACATTCTCTCACTCCTGCTCCAGGTTACCTTATACAATAGATCCTGACTCTTATTTTTATGCTGTAGGCTCCCAGTGGCAAATGCACTGAAAAGCGAAAGCTGGCAGTCAGGAAGGGTTGTCATCGGTATCAGCACTTGCAAAAATGTTCACTGGCACTTCCCAAAGGTACATGTATGTCAGATTTCGAAGTCAGCAAGGGAATAAGCTGCTGCTTTGTGAAGCCATTTAAAACCGATTAAATTGACCTGGAGAATCGCACGTGAAGGGCCCAATTTTGCAAACGCTTCTCAGCATGACCCATGCGATACCTCTCAGAGTGCCTGGCCAGCCTCCCTCTCCAAATACGGTGCCTACCTTATAAAATATGAGGAACAAGTCATCCAGCTGGCCGTGCAAGTCTCCTAACAGGCACAAAAAGACAAGTCACAGTATGTTTAACTTGAAAAGACACCAATATATAACTTCCTATGAAGTATCTCCTCTATAAATTAATgaccactgaaaatattttgggaagtTCAAGGTGCAAGTTTCCTTACACTGAGGCAATGTGCCCAAAGGAAGAAGACATGATGTCAAGTCTTGAGCTGAAGCCTGAGAAGGACAGCAAAAAACCTACACCAGCTTCTAAGGACTCTGATTCAGAAGCTTTGTTCGTTTATCTCTTACGATGACACAACGTGGCACAAGAAACTGTTTGACTTTGATCATTACATGGGAGAAAGCTTTGCatacaaaataataatcaaaCTAAATTCTCATTTAACACGATATTGGAGAGAGAGGTTTGTTCTCCAGAAGCTGACTGCACACGAGAGTCTGTGCTAAGTACATATTTTTCGGAAATATCTCCGAGTTTAAACATTTGTCCTAGAGTAGGAAAATAATGGTGAAaagctttctctctttcaaatTTACTTGTTAAGACGCAAAGATGTGTTAGTATTCTGGATCTGAATGCATACACTGCTGCTAATGAAGACTCAGCCAAAACGGCTCCAGGACCTCGTTTAAATAATCCCAGGCCACAGAACAGGACAGAAAACTGAGTTTTGAGGCCAGTCCTCAAGTGGGTGCAGTTTCTGTGGTTTAGTAAAAGGACTCCAAGTTTGGGGTGACAGAACAAAGACAAATTTGAATCCAGTTgaaaaattctttaaatttttgCTGTAAGGTATAACAATTTTAAGAGCCACAGGCCATCATTATCACCCTTCATCTTCCCTTAGACAAATGTATATCCTTATCTTTTCCATTCatacctcctcctctcctcgcaTTTTTGTAATCGCCGTGACAGCACTACTGCTACAGCAGGCTATGCCAAGCTAAACGCTACCATCTAGGGGCAGGGTTTGTTAATGATGTATCCCAAAATCTCCCATGGAAGCCAAACGCAGACTACAAATAGACAAACCACCTTCCCTCAACACCCCCATCCCGTTCCAAACCAAGCAGAAATAGGGCCGGGATGCAGACTGGCTCCCTCCAGTCTTCAGGCTAGTCTTTGCAGCAGCTCAAATACAGCATCAGAGGGTAAACCCGGGTATGTTAGACAGCCCATTGCCTCTCGATGCAAGACGCATCTTTCTTACAGACTGCATTTGTGTTCCATGCTCAGTACAAAGGAGCGCATCATGCTCACGCTACCATTTTATATCTTTCCCACCCCTTCCACGTGAGCGTTCTGCCCCAGAGACTGCACAGTGTCCTCCCACCCAGACCTACCGCACACGGTGACCTCCTCGCTATAGCAGGTGGAGACATGACTGATGTTTGGCAACTGCTTGAGGTGCTTCCTGGTCTCATGCAGAAGGTTTAAGACATAGCGAGCGTGGAGCTGCTACTAGGAGAAAGCGAAGGGATTAAAGCAGGAAATCAGTGACCTCTGAGCAGCAATGCAGCTGTCTGCAAAGGCCCCAAGGACCCACCACGACAACCTGGATGGCAGAAACTCTCACTGGGGCGACGCTCGGTGCTGACCTACGGGCTTACAAACAAGACGACGCATTGGCAGGGCTGGCAAGAGAACCCAGAAGCCCTAGCACCCTGTGGTCAAGGCTGTATCTGCTAGGCAACACCACTTCCTAGAGAAGCAGAAATTCCAGCCCAGTATCACAGGTAAGAAGCTGCTCCTCTAGATCTTTCTTAGCCTTTTCCACATTAAACCAGGCTATGAGCTACCATGTGTCCTACAGAAATATGTTCGCTCAAAGCCAGACTGTAGGCATTTAATATTAGTCAAGACACTAGAGACCTTTGGTTTAGAAGTCATTTTGTTTGGAGAAGGGATGTTTTGGCCTATTTTGCAGTTCAGCACCTTGACTGAGGGATGGCAGCAGAGCACTGCAATTGTACAAAGACTAGTCTTGTTAGTGCTGCTGAACTGGTACAGGCCTTCCTCATCAAAACActcacattttacattttaaatatgagtcAAAGTTGCATGGCACAAAAGATAATTTTCATGAGCTGTTTCCATCTGGGCCATCCTATACTTTTTAACAAATTGAGGAATTGCAAcaaaaaatgacagtgtttcaACATGGAccgttgtggggttttttcccttttaaaatgaaattcaggCTAATATTGGCGCACACCTacaaaaagttttcagttttgtcagacctgcattttcagaaaggaaaaaagttcctATGGCAGGGGGAAATACCGTATCATTTCCATCCCCCTTTGCTTAACAGCCTGCCAGCTCGTTATACTCCAATCAGTGTAGCTTGTTAGGAAGGCTAAAACCAAATTATCTATCCTATACCCCTGCATAGAGAAGGGGAAAGCGTGGTTCCTTCTGGGATCCTTACTTGTTTCTGTTTGAAAGCTTCCAGCAAGGCAGTCGCATGGTCAGGAAGGAGTGGGAAAGAGAGACGGGGTCCAGTGTAGGAGTCTGGCACCTCCATGGATTCATAGTCACAgtatttttccagctctgcctcTTTGAAGCTTTCCCCACTTATGAACATGCGACTGATAAAATCCCCTGGATGGCAGATTGGGCggtttgattgtttttttaaaaagagaaagagacaagaaaaagTTAAGTTGGATCAATACACCGTTCTAGTAGTTTGCTAAAGAAAAGCTGTTTGGTTAGGCCAGAGCTCGTGAGCGATGGCAGCAGCGGAGGCCAGCTCCTAGTCTGACACCGCTACAGAATTGGCAGTGGGGAAAAGGCTGCAGGGAGAAGTTTCCGTGTGCTATGTGTCAGGCAGTGCTGGCAGCTACGCTAGTTTCTGCAAAACTCTGGTAGAGCCAGACGGACATTGGTTGCCATGGCTAATTGAAATCTTGCTTTCAATGACATGCAAAAGCAAACTGTATAATAAGGAACTGTCTCGTACGTCCCGCTGGTTTTCTAAGCTTGCCCTACGTTCTCAGTGTTGCACAAAATTTGTGTAAATTcgcattatttttttattgctgtaacaTCTCAGAGCCCAACTCAAGGAACTCTGTTTTATACAGacgctgaaaaaaaatcttcctcaaCAGAGCTTTGCTGTAAAATATGTGGGGTGGTTGTGAGAAAAAGGGTGGCAGTTTGAaaggaaggagcgaggacttcaGCACGTTATGGTCAGCAAAGTAAATAGTTAATTTTGACGTACTACCATCAGATTTCAGAGCTAAGCTCATTAGCAAGTTCCCAGCACTAAGAAATAACATACGATGTTCTCTGCAGATTCAGGAAGATACTGTATTGTTTCTCACAGcacttctccccccaccccaccccaattATAAGTGAGAGACTACATATAAATAAAGTAGATGCTCTAGAATACAGTGCTCTAAAGATGGATTCTCTTGCTTCAGAAATGGACTCTGCAAACCCCTGGTTACCAGGGATCactgaaaaaaggcaaatttctAATACTGCTCTTAGAAAACGTACTGAGCTTTTATTCCCCCTTCCTGCTCCTAAGAAGCAGGAATTGCTCCACATCCCTCGCACAGCTCTGACAGTCTCCAGACAGTTCACTCCCTATTCAAATTCCTGATGCCATCGCTCTTTAGACTCTCTCGGCCCCCTTTGCCATCCTGCAGGGCCAGCATTGGGCAATGAATCAATACAGGGTGCAACCTTCTGAGCTGCCGGTGCCACGTCTACAAATGGCACATAGAAACTTACTCTCTTTATTGCTGCTTGGCGTGAAGTGGTCCATCAGGTAACTGAAGAAGTCGTGAAGCtgcaagaagagagagagagctcaTCACCATTCACCCTGGAATGAAAGTCTGCAGAGTGGCAGATCTTCTTTCTGGAAGTATTATCTATGCCCTTCTCATGTTGTCTGGTATGTACAACAAATCATACCGTACCAATTCTAGTTTTGAATATCTTCTGATGAAGTCAAAACAGTAGCTTTACCTCCAGCCATAATGACAGAAGTACACCTATaagccctccctctccctccctgacAGCAAGGCAACCCTATAAGAGAATATTTATCAGTTAAAGTATAACAAACCAACTAGCCTTGCCTATTGTGTTCAGACTCAGGAAAAACAATGATGTTAAATGGTCCTTATGGCTTTCTTTCAAGACTCATTACTTAGGGTTTCACCAGACAAAAGCAGGCAGGAAATCAATAGGCTAAAAAGGGGCAGGAAACCCAGTCCTTGGCCCACTGAAGCACTTACAGTGTTACCAGCCAGTAGCCAGAAACAAGTGAGTCTGTGGCACAGAAACCACCCTCCTATGTATTTTCCTACATACGCTTTTCCTTGAGACATTACCTTGATCTGATCCTGCTCGCAAGCATACTCAATGGATTGAAAGATTCTCCAGGTGCAACGTCGGCGCATTTCCAGCCGAGCAACGTAGCGCCGATACCACTGTTGGATCAAGACGGCTGCCTTGAAAGCTAGCGGACAAAAACAGAACCACCCTGCTGAGCTGCAGTGGCTGCAGCTGAGCCACCCTGCTACCGCTCCTTTCCCGACCCTGAAAATTGAAGAGGGACCTTTCCTTTTCAGGAGCAAGTTTTCAGGAAAGGTCTTCTGGTGCCTAAATATTAAGGATAACAAAACACCCACTATTTCCACCATATTGCAAGAGGTTGATCTGACCCTGCCTGACCAAAGACCTCTGAAGCAATTCTAACCGTGGCTGCTGGCTCCTCAGCACCAGCATTAACAACTTGTTAAGGCCTAAAGATCCAAACACATTCTTCCGTATTAATAGACAATTTCCTCCCTTTCTATCTACCTTTATCATTTTCATGTCCATCTTACAGTGTAGGTACTGGGGCTTCAGGAAACCAGAGATTTGACTGAGGCCCCACAAGGGGTTGGGGTAAAACAAGACACCGAGTCCCCTTCCAGAGCCTTAAAAATATGGGGTTTGTCTACCTTCCTTTAAGCCAAATAAACACCTCAGCTTTTGCAGTGCTGGACAAACTTCAGAAGGCATCTATTCTAGCATAAATGTTAACATACCTTTATCttggaataaaataaagacaaaattaacACCCACAGTGAAAAGAGGGAGACAGATCTTTGGCCGCTTACTGACACAGAAGGAACGAAATAACGGGAATTTCCAAGTGCCTGGTCGCGTTTCAATCCACAGCCGGTACCGGCACCAGGCTCTTCCCTCCAAATGATGGCTATTTGCCCTCATCTTTAAAACATTACCATTCCTCTGTATTTCTCCAATTCCagtgtttttcattaaaagattatttcagatgGGGTGTGTGCATATTTCAAGTGAAGTACATTGGTGCAACTTCCCATTTCCTTTTTCAAGTTCCGCCACAGAACTTTATGTACCTCTAGAAACTCTTCCATCCTCCTTAGCTGGTCTTGATCACATTTGGACCGCCGGGTTACTTTAGAGCACCTTGCCAACCAGCTCTGCTACTTGGCATCTCTCTTTTGATACCGCTCTGTGTCCCTTCCTGTTAATTTCTGGAGCCCTACCCTAGAGCCCTACGatgaaaacattttctaacaACGCTTCTCTGTGTCATCTTtagctgagggagggagggatgacTGCTCTATCTACAGGTTGGCCCCAAAATCAAACGGAGACAACAGAGTTACAGACTTAGCCCTGCTGCAGAAGCTTGTATTCCCTTGGCATCTGGTTTGTGAGAGAGCACTGCCGTGTTCACCAAAGCAGGGAGAGCAATGTGGGATGTGGGGTggaaaaactttattaaaaagaaggaagtccCCTACCCCTACCCCAAAGGCTGCTAAGTGCTGGCAAGAGACAAAGGCATCACATTAATTGAATTAGTTTGCATTAATTACGTAACAAACCACCTTCCATGTACTTCAGCAGGAAACATTGACCTTTACCTAACGAAGATATCCTGATGGCTTATGTATTGAAAATAATAATCCTTCTAAATTATGTTACTGTTACAGCACTAGGAGCTGCAGAGCACAATAAGGGAAGAGCTGTTGCTGTTGTGCAGCTGGGGAACGGAGTCACGGTGAAGTCATGGGCGAGAAGGTAAGACTTGGCTAGCCTTAATTCAAGAATAACTTAAGTATTCTTTGCCTGAGCTTTATATCTTGTTGAGAAAATGCTTACTGATCTGCAGGgctatgaaaaaataaacaaggcttgacttttttttctgcactttggTGCTCCTGATGCTACCTCTTCAAGCCTCCTTTATAACAGACCCAACACTAGCTGCCTTACTCCCTGTCACAATCACTCTCTAAAACAAACAACTCGTAAATATCTTGCATTGCCCTAACAGTGGATAAATACCCAATTACTGCGGTAGGAGTCAGATGTATTTCAACTGAATCCCGAACAGAAATTCATAGTTATGACTCCACATATACCAATGAAAACCAGATcctttgaaatattaaaagtaaaatctACGGAAGACTCATTACGAAGCGCACAGTGAGCATATATACC
This window encodes:
- the PPEF2 gene encoding serine/threonine-protein phosphatase with EF-hands 2, producing the protein MGSGSSVNANYKHSLQKSENAFKAAVLIQQWYRRYVARLEMRRRCTWRIFQSIEYACEQDQIKLHDFFSYLMDHFTPSSNKERDFISRMFISGESFKEAELEKYCDYESMEVPDSYTGPRLSFPLLPDHATALLEAFKQKQQLHARYVLNLLHETRKHLKQLPNISHVSTCYSEEVTVCGDLHGQLDDLFLIFYKNGLPSPSKSYVFNGDFVDRGKQSLEILIVLFTFLLIYPKEVHLNRGNHEDHMVNLRYGFTKEVMQKYKVHGKKILKMIQNVFCWLPLATLIDQKVLIIHGGISDTTDLDMLEKIQRNKFISVLRGKKRKESNRNVEIQEINGESKVEADPAENEAAPSLPPQPRPAQAPSTANRLEFSKWVRQTVQEQIEWCRRLVDISESEEEELTYSSVVSLTDLDGPCWTRQEQWKQVLDILWSDPMPQEGCRVNTVRGGGCYFGPDVTGKILEKYNLQFLIRSHECKQEGYEFCHNRKVLTIFSASNYYEIGSNRGAYVKLGPDLVPHFVQYQANKTAHTLTMTQRISRVEESAFRALREKLFAHTSALISAFKAYDKDNTGTITLSNWATAVESVLHLGLPWRMLRPQLVRSTANGMLEYKSWLDDLAMEQRSQEHIQSSLLEVIYRNRSNLETIFRIIDRDHSGLISFEEFHQTWKLFSHHMNIELTDEGINDLVRSIDFNKDGNIDFNEFLEAFRLVKQSQ